A DNA window from Setaria viridis chromosome 2, Setaria_viridis_v4.0, whole genome shotgun sequence contains the following coding sequences:
- the LOC117842421 gene encoding CDGSH iron-sulfur domain-containing protein NEET, with the protein MAAPFCAAACRLSVVAPPSAQAPRPRRGLVAVRAEAGAGGGINPTIRKEEEKVVDTVLTGELAKPLTAYCRCWRSGTFPLCDGAHVKHNKATGDNVGPLLVKK; encoded by the exons ATGGCGGCCCCGTTCTGCGCCGCCGCGTGCCGCCTCTCCGTCGTCGCCCCGCCCTCCGCGCAGGCGCCTAGGCCCCGGCGCGGCCTGGTGGCCGTGCGGGCagaggcgggcgcgggcggcgggataAACCCGACcatcaggaaggaggaggaaaaggTCGTCGACACCGTcctcaccggcgagctcgccaAGCCGCTCACCGCCTACTGCCG GTGCTGGAGATCAGGAACATTCCCACTGTGCGATGGAGCTCATGTGAAGCACAACAAAGCAACTGGTGATAATGTGGGCCCCCTGCTCGTTAAGAAGTAG
- the LOC117842293 gene encoding ubiquitin-related modifier 1 homolog has protein sequence MHLTLEFGGGLELLLENSTKVHKVDVPIMDGEGKVAMKGLLSWVKANLIKERPEMFVKGDSVRPGVLVLINDCDWELCGGLDAELEEKDVVVFISTLHGG, from the exons ATGCATCTCACTCTCGAATTCGG GGGCGGGCTGGAGCTGCTCCTGGAGAACTCCACCAAGGTGCACAAGGTGGATGTCCCGATCATGGATGGCGAAGGCAAGGTGGCGATGAAGGGTCTGCTCTCTTGGGTCAAGGCCAATCTGATCAAGGAGCGCCCGGAGATGTTCGTCAAGGGCGATTCCGT GAGGCCTGGGGTTCTTGTCCTTATAAATGACTGCGATTGGGAGCTGTGTGGTGGTCTTGATGCAGAGTTGGAAGAGAAGGATGTTGTGGTTTTCATATCCACCTTACATGGTGGTTAG
- the LOC117842292 gene encoding fatty acyl-CoA reductase 3, with translation MDGVKVAGCFRDRTILVTASTGFLGKLLVEKILRVEPGVKKLYLLVRAPDDAAAHQRVLQQVVGKELFVTLQQIHGDEFSSFIQEKISPVAGDIIHEDLGLHRSKVKQLSEEIDIIVNGAAITNFYERYDVALACNALGTKNVCQFAKQCAHLRMLLHVSTAYVLTGEQEGLLPEKLIRMGETPKPDCHLDIEAELELVHEVKATLTAHSVTEDSSQQLEKKAMMELGLKRAKYFGWPNVYVFTKAMGEMFLGSMTEDLPVVIVRPSIVTSTFEEPFPGWIEGTRTFDVLIVGYDRQTVPCFIADRNGTIDAIPGDMVVNSTMVAMAAHYGDKTQVIYHVTSANQNPLPCYILEESTYAYCFINPRVGDETRTVQHKRLLLFNRYPYFHAYMVLGYKIPLQMLYLVNLLLGGLFSELHNKLNRDYNFFMLLAKLYAPFAFFKACFDDTNLRKLWRTTGAGQGGDGYTFNFDPNCINWRLYLFNTHIPAVLKISRRKKAGRA, from the exons ATGGACGGTGTTAAGGTTGCAGGGTGTTTCAGGGATAGGACCATCCTCGTCACCGCCTCGACCGGCTTCCTAGGAAAAT TGCTGGTGGAGAAGATACTGCGAGTTGAGCCGGGCGTGAAGAAGCTCTACTTGCTGGTGCGGGCGCCGGATGACGCGGCTGCACACCAGCGTGTGCTCCAACAG GTCGTAGGGAAAGAACTTTTCGTCACACTGCAACAAATACACGGGGACGAATTCAGCTCTTTCATCCAAGAGAAAATATCACCTGTAGCCGGGGACATCATACATGAGGACCTTGGGCTCCACAGATCCAAGGTTAAGCAGCTGTCGGAGGAGATTGATATTATCGTCAATGGAGCCGCAATCACCAATTTCTACGAGAG GTACGACGTTGCTCTGGCATGCAATGCTTTGGGAACCAAGAACGTTTGCCAGTTTGCAAAGCAGTGTGCCCATCTCAGAATGCTCCTTCATGTTTCCACCG CTTATGTATTAACCGGTGAACAAGAAGGCCTGCTACCAGAGAAACTGATCCGGATGGGGGAAACACCGAAGCCAGACTGCCATCTGGATATTGAAGCAGAGCTAGAGCTAGTTCATGAGGTCAAAGCAACACTCACGGCGCACTCTGTTACTGAAGATAGCTCACAACAGTTAGAAAAGAAGGCCATGATGGAACTTGGCTTGAAGAG GGCCAAATATTTTGGTTGGCCCAACGTCTATGTGTTCACCAAGGCTATGGGGGAGATGTTTCTTGGCTCCATGACGGAAGACCTTCCAGTTGTCATAGTACGGCCAAGTATTGTAACCAGCACTTTCGAGGAACCGTTTCCTGGATGGATAGAAGGAACTAG GACATTTGATGTCCTTATTGTTGGCTACGACAGGCAAACTGTTCCATGTTTCATAGCTGATCGCAATGGCACAATTGATGCA ATACCTGGAGACATGGTGGTCAATTCTACCATGGTAGCTATGGCGGCTCACTACGGAGACAAGACTCAAGTAATTTACCATGTGACTTCAGCCAACCAAAATCCACTGCCATGCTACATTCTAGAGGAATCAACATATGCCTACTGTTTCATCAACCCTCGTGTGGGGGATGAAACGAGGACCGTCCAGCATAAAAGGCTACTATTGTTCAATAGATATCCTTATTTCCATGCATATATGGTTCTAGGATACAAAATACCGCTGCAG ATGTTGTACCTGGTGAACTTATTACTCGGTGGGTTGTTCTCAGAGCTCCACAATAAGCTCAATCGAGACTACAATTTCTTCATGCTTCTAGCCAAGTTGTATGCCCCGTTTGCCTTCTTCAAGGCATG CTTTGATGACACAAACCTGAGGAAGTTGTGGAGGACGACAGGCGCAGGCCAGGGTGGTGATGGGTACACGTTTAACTTTGATCCTAACTGCATCAACTGGAGATTGTATTTGTTCAACACCCACATCCCGGCCGTTCTCAAGATTTCCCGCAGGAAGAAAGCTGGCAGAGCATGA
- the LOC117845916 gene encoding LOW QUALITY PROTEIN: uncharacterized protein (The sequence of the model RefSeq protein was modified relative to this genomic sequence to represent the inferred CDS: substituted 2 bases at 2 genomic stop codons), which yields MNAPMLRTHSPPAAAAAAAWHRLAPSPAIVSRRARIPLPRARPAAAAATETRTAAAAGTAEALLLLRESGLRAESLPRHVGVVIDGHERWARARGLSVSEGHAAGRRAVERTVRLSRAWGIRALTVFVCSHENMTRPKARQXLARLRQLASDRSRAXRLTILAWDLQAEIDFLMRLYEGFIRDNVDEFSREGIRLHLIGDSPGRPASLLSAASEAHEATRSNSEMVLMLAIGYSGRRDMVQACRELAAEAQRNQLQPEDIDEALIAERLGTSVAAGGELSCPDLVIRTSGERRLSNFLLWQSAFSELFFPDVMWPDFGEDEYLGALRSYQSRERRFGQRK from the exons ATGAACGCTCCCATGCTGCGCACACActctccacccgccgccgccgccgccgccgcctggcatCGGCTGGCGCCATCACCCGCCATCGTCTCGCGCCGCGCGCGCATCCCATTACCCCGCGctcggccggccgcggcggcggccacggaaacgcgcaccgccgccgccgcgggcacgGCTgaggcgctcctcctcctccgggagAGCGGGCTGCGGGCGGAGTCGCTGCCGCGGCATGTAGGGGTGGTGATCGACGGGCACGAGCGATGGGCGCGCGCCCGGGGCCTGTCGGTGTCGGAGGGCCacgcggccgggcggcgcgccgtggAACGCACGGTGCGGCTCTCCCGGGCCTGGGGCATCCGGGCGCTCACCGTCTTCGTCTGCTCCCACGAGAACATGACCCGCCCCAAGGCACGGCAATGACTAgctcgccttcgccagctcgccTCCGATCGGTCGAGAGCCTGACGACTTACGATTCTTGCTTGGGATTTGCAGGCAGAGATCGACTTCTTGATGCGGCTGTACGAAGGGTTTATCCGTGACAACGTCGACGAGTTCTCCAG GGAGGGGATCCGGCTGCACCTCATCGGCGACTCGCCGGGACGGCCAGCCTCGCTGCTGAGCGCGGCAAGTGAAGCCCACGAGGCCACGAGAAGCAACTCGGAGATGGTTCTGATGCTGGCGATCGGCTACAGCGGGCGAAGGGACATGGTGCAGGCGTGCCGGGAGCTCGCCGCGGAGGCGCAGCGCAACCAGCTCCAGCCGGAGGACATCGACGAGGCTCTCATCGCCGAGAGGCTAGGCACCAGCGtcgccgcgggcggcgagcTCTCCTGCCCCGACCTCGTCATCAGGACAAGCGGCGAGAGGAGGCTGAGCAACTTCCTGCTGTGGCAGTCGGCGTTCTCGGAGCTCTTCTTCCCGGACGTCATGTGGCCTGATTTCGGGGAGGACGAGTACCTCGGAGCGTTGCGCTCCTACCAGAGCAGAGAACGCCGGTTCGGCCAACGGAAATAA
- the LOC117846539 gene encoding non-specific lipid-transfer protein C6, whose product MGSSKLIAALFLALALAVATTSQATRAEPPSLALALAPSPSPSSPPEPATTSCMSWFMGMTPCMDFFTDADVAAPSSTCCKGLESLVDGAAVCLCHAMNGDIDNFMPANTDFSRVSDLPATCGVALPVETLSECYTEPVPPLLPPSPAA is encoded by the exons ATGGGATCCTCCAAGCTCATCGCCGCCCTCTTCCTCGCCCTGGCGCTGGCCGTCGCCACCACCTCGCAAGCCACCAGGGCGGAGCCGCCctcgctggcgctggcgctggcgccgtcgccgtctccgagctcgccgccggagccggcgacgaCGTCGTGCATGTCGTGGTTCATGGGGATGACCCCGTGCATGGACTTCTTCACCGACGCCGACGTGGCGGCGCCCTCGAGCACGTGCTGCAAGGGCCTCGAGTCGCTCGTCGACGGCGCGGCCGTCTGCCTCTGCCACGCCATGAACGGAGACATCGACAACTTCATGCCGGCGAACACGGACTTCAGCCGCGTGTCGGACCTCCCGGCGACCTGCGGCGTCGCGCTGCCGGTGGAAACGCTCTCCGAGTGCTATA CGGAACCTGTGCCGCCGTTGCTTCCTCCTAGTCCTGCCGCATAA
- the LOC117846269 gene encoding uncharacterized protein has protein sequence MAKLTLISFLLAFTLVAAATPQPSAADDQPSRLPPFPCVPGVQRPPWLPPCSPPPPQPAECYTSVSGLMPCADFLTNAGVLAPAAACCDGFRNLVTGAPICICHVVNGDFGKLLPAPMLRLRMMQLPRMCRVPFPRATLVQCSREPVPPMNPPPAPTPDATPPASPSSPPAASPSDAPAASPPEEAPSDDAPAASPPEEAPPSDDAPAASPPEEAPPSNDAPAASPPEEAPPSDDAPAASPPEEAPPSDDAPVASPPEEAPPSDDAPAASPPEEAPPSDDAPAASPPEEAPPSDDAPAASPPEEAPPSDDAPAASPPEESPSTPAPESPSTPVATPPAESPY, from the exons ATGGCGAAGCTCACCTTGatctccttcctcctcgccttcaccctggtggcggcggccacccCGCAGCCGTCGGCGGCCGATGACCAACCTTCGCGGCTGCCGCCGTTCCCTTGCGTCCCGGGCGTGCAGCGGCCGCCGTGGCTGCcgccctgctcgccgccgccgccgcagccggccgAGTGCTACACCTCGGTGTCGGGGTTGATGCCCTGCGCCGACTTCCTCACCAACGCCGGCGTGctcgcgcccgcggccgcgtgCTGCGACGGCTTCAGGAACCTCGTCACCGGCGCGCCCATCTGCATCTGCCACGTCGTCAACGGCGACTTCGGCAAGCTCCTGCCGGCGCCCATGCTGCGCCTGCGCATGATGCAGCTCCCTCGCATGTGCCGCGTCCCGTTCCCGCGCGCAACGCTCGTCCAGTGCAGCA GGGAACCTGTGCCGCCGATGAACCCTCCACCGGCGCCAACGCCTGATGCAACGCCACCGGCATCACCCTCGTCTCCCCCAGCGGCATCGCCATCGGATGCACCGGCGGCCTCGCCACCAGAGGAGGCACCGTCAGATGATGCACCGGCGGCCTCGCCACCGGAGGAGGCACCACCGTCGGATGATGCACCGGCGGCCTCGCCACCGGAGGAGGCTCCACCGTCGAATGATGCACCGGCGGCCTCGCCACCGGAGGAGGCACCACCGTCCGATGATGCACCGGCGGCCTCGCCACCGGAGGAGGCACCACCGTCGGATGATGCACCGGTGGCCTCGCCACCGGAGGAGGCACCACCGTCGGATGATGCACCGGCGGCCTCACCTCCGGAGGAGGCACCACCGTCGGATGATGCACCGGCGGCCTCGCCACCGGAGGAGGCACCACCGTCGGATGATGCACCGGCGGCCTCGCCACCGGAGGAGGCACCACCGTCGGATGATGCACCGGCGGCCTCGCCACCGGAGGAGTCGCCGTCCACCCCTGCGCCGGAATCGCCGTCGACGCCAGTGGCAACGCCGCCGGCAGAATCACCTTATTAA